From Phragmites australis chromosome 5, lpPhrAust1.1, whole genome shotgun sequence, a single genomic window includes:
- the LOC133918908 gene encoding uncharacterized protein LOC133918908: protein MDQKQQHADHGRGSDATANAHAQQAGPNKHRQQPLDEQPSSLNPTAVRLLRKAIVSEPDGEKPAAAAGSSDILAFARSVDRVDSALE from the coding sequence ATGGATCAAAAGCAGCAGCACGCCGACCATGGCCGTGGCAGCGACGCGACGGCGAACGCCCACGCCCAGCAGGCCGGTCCGAACAAGCACCGGCAGCAGCCTCTTGATGAGCAGCCTTCTTCTCTGAACCCGACGGCGGTGAGGCTGCTCCGCAAGGCCATCGTCTCCGAACCGGACGGCGAGAagccggcggccgcggccgggtCCTCGGACATCCTGGCCTTCGCGCGCTCCGTCGACCGGGTGGACTCGGCCCTCGAGTGA